The following are from one region of the Escherichia sp. E4742 genome:
- the ypfH gene encoding esterase — protein MKHDHFVVQSPDKPAQQLLLLFHGVGDNPVAMGEIGSWFAPLFPDALVVSVGGAEPSGNPAGRQWFSVQGVTEENRQARVDAIMPTFIETVRYWQKQSGVGANATALIGFSQGAIMALESIKAEPGLASRVIAFNGRYASLPETASTATTIHLIHGGEDPVIDLAHAVAAQEALISAGGDVTLDIVEDLGHAIDNRSMQFALDHLRYTIPKHYFDEALSSGKPGDDDVIEMM, from the coding sequence ATGAAACATGACCATTTTGTTGTTCAAAGCCCGGATAAACCTGCGCAACAGTTGTTGCTGCTTTTTCACGGTGTCGGCGATAACCCGGTAGCGATGGGGGAGATCGGCAGTTGGTTTGCACCGTTGTTCCCGGATGCGCTGGTGGTGAGTGTCGGTGGCGCGGAGCCGAGCGGTAATCCGGCGGGGCGCCAGTGGTTTTCAGTGCAGGGCGTAACAGAAGAGAATCGCCAGGCACGGGTAGATGCCATCATGCCGACATTTATTGAGACGGTACGCTACTGGCAGAAACAGAGCGGAGTAGGGGCTAACGCCACGGCGCTAATCGGTTTCTCACAAGGCGCGATTATGGCGCTGGAGAGTATTAAAGCCGAGCCCGGCCTTGCCTCACGCGTCATTGCTTTTAACGGACGCTATGCCAGCCTGCCGGAAACCGCGTCTACAGCCACGACAATTCATTTGATTCATGGTGGTGAAGATCCGGTTATCGATTTGGCGCATGCGGTTGCGGCGCAGGAAGCGTTAATCAGTGCCGGTGGTGATGTGACGCTGGATATCGTGGAGGATTTAGGCCATGCGATCGACAATCGCAGTATGCAATTCGCCCTGGATCACTTGCGTTATACCATTCCGAAACATTATTTCGACGAAGCGTTAAGCAGCGGTAAGCCCGGCGATGATGATGTGATTGAAATGATGTAA
- a CDS encoding ArsC family reductase has translation MLTLYGIKNCDTIKKARRWLEANNIDYRFHDYRVDGLDSELLNGFINELGWEALLNTRGTTWRKLDEATRNNITDAASAMALMTEMPAIIKRPLLCAPGKPMLLGFSESSYQQFFHEV, from the coding sequence ATGCTTACACTTTACGGCATCAAAAATTGTGACACTATTAAAAAGGCTCGCCGTTGGCTGGAAGCCAATAACATCGACTATCGTTTTCACGATTACCGCGTTGATGGGCTGGACAGCGAATTATTGAACGGTTTTATCAACGAATTAGGCTGGGAAGCGTTACTCAACACCCGTGGCACCACCTGGCGCAAGCTGGACGAAGCCACCCGCAACAACATCACCGATGCGGCCTCTGCTATGGCATTAATGACTGAAATGCCTGCAATCATCAAACGCCCATTGCTCTGCGCGCCCGGGAAGCCTATGCTGCTGGGTTTCAGTGAATCCAGTTATCAGCAATTTTTCCATGAGGTGTAG
- a CDS encoding YpfN family protein translates to MDWLAKYWWILVIVFLVGVLLNVIKDLKRVDHKKFLANKPELPPHRDFNDKWDDDDDWPKKDQPKK, encoded by the coding sequence ATGGACTGGCTGGCTAAATATTGGTGGATTCTGGTGATTGTCTTTTTGGTGGGCGTCCTGCTGAACGTGATTAAAGATCTCAAGCGCGTCGACCATAAGAAATTTCTCGCCAACAAGCCGGAGCTTCCCCCGCATCGTGATTTCAACGATAAGTGGGACGATGACGACGACTGGCCGAAAAAGGATCAACCGAAGAAGTAA
- the aegA gene encoding formate-dependent uric acid utilization protein AegA — protein sequence MNRFIMANSQQCLGCHACEVACVMAHNDEQHVLSQHHFHPRITVIKHQQQRSAVTCHHCEDAPCARSCPNGAISHVDDSIQVNQQKCIGCKSCVVACPFGTMQIVLTPVAAGKVKATAHKCDLCAGRENGPACVENCPADALQLVTDAALSGMAKSRRLRTARQEHQPWHASTAAQEMLVMSKVEQMQATPARGEPDKLAIEARKTGFDEIYLPFRADQAQREASRCLKCGEHSVCEWTCPLHNHIPQWIELVKAGNIDAAVELSHQTNTLPEITGRVCPQDRLCEGACTIRDEHGAVTIGNIERYISDQALAKGWRPDLSHVTKVDKRVAIIGAGPAGLACADVLTRNGVAVTVYDRHPEIGGLLTFGIPSFKLDKSLLARRREIFSAMGIHFELNCEVGKDVSLDSLLEQYDAVFVGVGTYRSMKAGLPNEDAPGVYDALPFLIANTKQVMGLEELPEEPFINTAGMNVVVLGGGDTAMDCVRTALRHGASNVTCAYRRDEANMPGSKKEVKNAREEGANFEFNVQPVAIELNEQGHVCGIRFLRTRLGEADAQGRRRPVPIEGSEFVMPADAVIMAFGFNPHGMPWLESHGVTVDKWGRIVADVESQYRYQTTNPKIFAGGDAVRGADLVVTAMAEGRHAAQGIIDWLGVKSVKSH from the coding sequence ATGAATCGTTTTATTATGGCCAACAGTCAGCAATGCCTGGGGTGCCATGCTTGTGAAGTGGCCTGTGTGATGGCTCACAATGATGAGCAACACGTGTTGAGTCAGCACCATTTTCACCCCCGAATTACGGTTATTAAACATCAGCAGCAACGTAGCGCAGTGACTTGTCACCATTGTGAAGATGCGCCCTGCGCCCGTAGCTGCCCTAATGGCGCGATCAGCCACGTTGATGACAGCATTCAGGTCAATCAGCAAAAGTGTATTGGCTGTAAATCCTGCGTGGTGGCCTGTCCATTTGGTACGATGCAAATCGTCCTGACGCCCGTCGCGGCGGGCAAAGTTAAAGCCACCGCGCATAAATGCGACCTGTGTGCAGGGCGCGAAAACGGTCCTGCCTGTGTCGAGAATTGCCCGGCGGACGCGCTGCAACTGGTCACTGACGCTGCACTCTCCGGCATGGCGAAATCCCGCCGCCTGCGCACCGCGCGGCAGGAACATCAACCGTGGCATGCCAGTACCGCGGCACAAGAAATGCTGGTAATGAGTAAAGTCGAGCAAATGCAGGCAACGCCCGCGCGCGGCGAGCCGGATAAACTGGCGATTGAAGCGCGCAAAACTGGTTTTGATGAAATTTATCTGCCGTTTCGTGCCGACCAGGCACAACGGGAAGCCTCGCGCTGCCTGAAGTGCGGCGAGCATAGCGTTTGTGAATGGACCTGCCCACTGCATAACCATATTCCGCAGTGGATTGAACTGGTGAAAGCCGGAAACATCGATGCTGCCGTCGAGCTTTCTCACCAGACCAACACCCTGCCGGAAATTACCGGGCGTGTTTGCCCGCAAGACCGCTTGTGCGAAGGCGCGTGTACTATTCGCGATGAGCACGGTGCGGTGACTATCGGCAATATTGAACGCTACATTTCGGATCAGGCACTGGCGAAAGGCTGGCGTCCCGACTTAAGCCATGTCACCAAAGTCGACAAGCGAGTGGCGATTATTGGCGCGGGTCCGGCAGGGCTGGCCTGTGCGGATGTTCTGACCCGCAATGGCGTGGCGGTGACGGTGTACGATCGCCATCCCGAAATCGGTGGCTTGCTCACCTTCGGCATTCCTTCTTTCAAACTGGATAAGTCCCTGCTGGCACGCCGTCGGGAAATCTTCAGCGCGATGGGGATTCACTTCGAACTCAATTGTGAAGTGGGTAAAGATGTCTCTTTGGATTCGCTTTTGGAACAATACGACGCGGTCTTCGTTGGCGTAGGCACTTACCGTTCCATGAAAGCGGGTTTACCCAATGAAGATGCGCCGGGCGTTTATGACGCGCTGCCGTTCCTCATCGCCAACACTAAACAGGTGATGGGACTTGAAGAGTTACCGGAAGAGCCATTTATTAATACCGCCGGGATGAATGTGGTAGTACTGGGCGGTGGGGATACCGCGATGGATTGTGTGCGTACTGCGCTGCGCCACGGCGCGAGCAACGTCACCTGTGCCTACCGTCGTGATGAAGCCAACATGCCAGGTTCGAAAAAAGAGGTGAAGAACGCCCGTGAAGAAGGGGCTAACTTCGAGTTTAATGTTCAGCCAGTGGCGATTGAGCTGAATGAACAAGGTCACGTCTGCGGGATTCGTTTCCTGCGCACGCGTCTTGGCGAAGCTGATGCACAAGGGCGTCGGCGACCTGTACCGATTGAGGGCAGTGAATTTGTGATGCCAGCCGACGCGGTGATCATGGCATTTGGCTTCAACCCGCACGGGATGCCGTGGCTGGAGTCGCACGGTGTAACGGTGGATAAATGGGGCCGCATCGTGGCGGACGTTGAAAGCCAGTACCGTTACCAGACCACCAATCCGAAAATCTTCGCCGGTGGCGATGCCGTGCGTGGTGCGGATCTGGTGGTTACCGCAATGGCAGAAGGACGTCATGCGGCACAGGGGATTATTGACTGGCTAGGCGTAAAATCAGTCAAATCTCACTGA
- the ypfM gene encoding protein YpfM, protein MIERELGNWKDFIEVMLRK, encoded by the coding sequence ATGATTGAACGTGAACTGGGGAACTGGAAAGACTTTATCGAAGTTATGCTTCGCAAGTAA
- the acrD gene encoding multidrug efflux RND transporter permease AcrD: protein MANFFIDRPIFAWVLAILLCLTGTLAIFSLPVEQYPDLAPPNVRVTANYPGASAQTLENTVTQVIEQNMTGLDNLMYMSSQSSGTGQASVTLSFKAGTDPDEAVQQVQNQLQSAMRKLPQAVQNQGVTVRKTGDTNILTIAFVSTDGSMDKQDIADYVASNIQDPLSRVNGVGDIDAYGSQYSMRIWLDPAKLNSFQMTAKDVTDAIESQNAQIAVGQLGGTPSVDNQALNATINAQSLLQTPEQFRDITLRVNQDGSEVKLGDVATVEMGAEKYDYLSRFNGKPASGLGVKLASGANEMATAELVINRLDELAQYFPPGLEYKVAYETTSFVKASIEDVVKTLLEAIALVFLVMYLFLQNFRATLIPTIAVPVVLMGTFSVLYAFGYSVNTLTMFAMVLAIGLLVDDAIVVVENVERIMSEEGLTPREATRKSMGQIQGALVGIAMVLSAVFVPMAFFGGTTGAIYRQFSITIVAAMVLSVLVAMILTPALCATLLKPLKKGEHHGQKGFFAWFNQMFNRNAERYEKGVAKILHRSLRWILIYVLLLGGMVFLFLRLPTSFLPLEDRGMFTTSVQLPSGSTQQQTLKVVEQIEKYYFTHEKDNIMSVFATVGSGPGGNGQNVARMFVRLKDWSERDSKTGTSFAIIERATKEFNKIKEARVIASSPPAISGLGSSAGFDMELQDHAGAGHDALMAARNQLLALAAENPELTRVRHNGLDDSPQLQIDIDQRKAQALGVAIDDINDTLQTAWGSSYVNDFMDRGRVKKVYVQAAAPYRMLPDDINLWYVRNKDGGMVPFSAFATSRWETGSPRLERYNGYSAVEIVGEAAPGISTGTAMDIMESLVKQLPNGFGLEWTAMSYQERLSGAQAPALYAISLLVVFLCLAALYESWSVPFSVMLVVPLGVIGALLATWMRGLENDVYFQVGLLTVIGLSAKNAILIVEFANEMNQKGHDLFEATLYACRQRLRPILMTSLAFIFGVLPMAISNGAGSGGQHAVGTGVMGGMISATILAIYFVPLFFVLVRRRFPLKPRPE from the coding sequence ATGGCGAATTTCTTTATTGATCGCCCCATTTTTGCCTGGGTGCTGGCAATTCTGTTGTGTCTGACAGGAACCCTGGCCATTTTCTCATTGCCCGTTGAACAGTACCCGGATCTCGCGCCACCGAATGTGCGAGTGACCGCTAACTATCCTGGCGCGTCAGCCCAGACGCTGGAAAACACCGTAACCCAGGTTATCGAGCAGAATATGACTGGCCTCGATAACCTGATGTATATGTCGTCACAAAGCAGTGGCACCGGTCAGGCATCTGTCACCTTAAGTTTTAAAGCCGGAACCGACCCGGACGAGGCGGTGCAACAGGTGCAAAACCAGCTGCAATCGGCCATGCGTAAACTCCCACAGGCGGTACAAAACCAGGGCGTGACAGTACGTAAAACCGGCGATACTAACATCCTGACCATTGCTTTCGTCTCTACCGATGGTTCGATGGATAAACAAGATATTGCCGATTACGTTGCCAGTAATATTCAGGATCCGTTAAGCCGCGTTAACGGCGTTGGTGATATCGACGCCTATGGTTCACAGTACTCGATGCGTATCTGGCTTGATCCGGCAAAACTGAACAGCTTCCAGATGACGGCTAAAGATGTAACCGACGCCATTGAGTCACAGAACGCGCAGATTGCGGTCGGACAGCTTGGCGGTACGCCGTCGGTCGATAACCAGGCACTCAACGCCACCATTAACGCCCAATCACTGTTGCAAACGCCAGAACAGTTCCGTGATATCACTCTGCGGGTAAACCAGGACGGTTCGGAAGTGAAACTGGGTGATGTCGCCACCGTCGAAATGGGAGCGGAGAAATACGATTATCTTAGCCGTTTCAACGGTAAACCAGCCTCGGGGCTGGGGGTAAAACTGGCCTCCGGTGCGAACGAAATGGCAACGGCAGAACTGGTGATCAACCGTCTGGATGAACTGGCGCAGTATTTCCCGCCCGGACTGGAGTACAAGGTGGCGTATGAAACCACCTCGTTTGTTAAGGCCTCCATTGAAGACGTAGTGAAAACTCTGTTAGAAGCTATCGCGCTGGTTTTCCTCGTCATGTATCTGTTCCTGCAAAACTTCCGCGCTACGCTGATTCCAACTATCGCCGTGCCGGTAGTGTTGATGGGAACCTTCTCGGTGCTTTATGCCTTCGGCTATAGCGTCAACACCTTAACCATGTTCGCGATGGTGCTGGCTATCGGCCTGCTGGTGGATGACGCCATCGTGGTGGTGGAAAACGTCGAACGTATTATGAGTGAGGAAGGACTCACTCCACGCGAAGCCACACGTAAATCGATGGGGCAAATCCAGGGCGCACTGGTCGGGATTGCAATGGTGCTTTCTGCTGTATTTGTGCCAATGGCCTTCTTTGGCGGCACCACCGGGGCTATCTATCGCCAGTTCTCTATAACCATTGTTGCGGCAATGGTGCTGTCGGTGCTGGTGGCGATGATCCTGACTCCAGCATTGTGCGCCACGCTACTTAAGCCACTGAAAAAAGGTGAGCATCACGGGCAGAAAGGCTTTTTTGCCTGGTTTAACCAGATGTTCAACCGCAACGCCGAACGCTACGAAAAAGGGGTAGCGAAAATTCTCCACCGCAGCCTGCGCTGGATTTTGATTTACGTCCTGCTGTTAGGCGGCATGGTGTTCCTGTTTCTGCGTCTGCCGACGTCGTTTCTGCCTCTGGAAGACCGTGGCATGTTTACCACCTCGGTACAGTTACCCAGCGGTTCGACTCAGCAACAGACCCTGAAAGTGGTGGAACAGATCGAGAAGTATTACTTCACCCATGAGAAAGACAACATCATGTCGGTGTTTGCTACGGTCGGTTCAGGCCCTGGCGGTAACGGGCAAAACGTGGCACGAATGTTTGTCCGCCTGAAAGACTGGAGCGAACGCGACAGTAAAACAGGCACCTCGTTTGCCATTATCGAACGTGCAACAAAAGAATTTAATAAAATCAAAGAAGCTCGCGTTATCGCCAGTAGCCCGCCTGCTATCAGCGGTCTTGGCAGTTCCGCTGGATTTGATATGGAGTTGCAGGACCACGCCGGGGCTGGTCACGATGCGCTGATGGCTGCGCGTAATCAGCTGCTGGCGCTCGCGGCGGAAAACCCAGAACTTACTCGTGTGCGCCATAACGGTCTGGACGATAGCCCGCAATTGCAGATTGATATCGACCAGCGCAAAGCACAGGCACTGGGCGTTGCCATTGACGATATTAACGACACGCTGCAAACCGCGTGGGGCTCGAGCTATGTGAATGACTTTATGGATCGCGGTCGCGTGAAGAAAGTCTATGTGCAGGCTGCCGCGCCGTATCGCATGCTGCCAGATGACATTAACCTGTGGTATGTGCGTAACAAAGACGGCGGCATGGTGCCTTTCTCCGCCTTCGCGACCTCTCGCTGGGAAACAGGCTCGCCGCGTCTGGAACGCTATAACGGCTATTCTGCGGTAGAGATTGTCGGGGAAGCCGCCCCGGGCATCAGTACGGGTACCGCGATGGATATTATGGAATCGTTGGTGAAGCAATTGCCGAACGGCTTTGGACTGGAGTGGACAGCGATGTCGTACCAGGAACGACTTTCCGGTGCGCAAGCTCCGGCGCTGTATGCCATTTCATTGCTGGTGGTATTCCTGTGTCTGGCTGCACTTTATGAAAGTTGGTCAGTACCGTTCTCGGTAATGCTGGTTGTACCGCTGGGGGTTATCGGCGCACTGCTGGCAACCTGGATGCGTGGGCTAGAAAACGATGTGTACTTTCAGGTTGGCCTGCTAACAGTCATTGGTTTGTCGGCGAAAAACGCCATCCTGATTGTTGAGTTTGCCAACGAAATGAATCAAAAAGGCCACGACCTGTTTGAAGCGACGCTCTACGCCTGTCGTCAGCGTTTACGTCCGATTCTGATGACATCGCTGGCGTTTATCTTCGGCGTATTGCCGATGGCAATCAGCAACGGTGCCGGTTCCGGTGGTCAACATGCGGTGGGTACTGGCGTAATGGGCGGGATGATTTCTGCCACCATTCTGGCGATTTACTTCGTACCGCTGTTCTTTGTGCTGGTACGCCGTCGCTTCCCTCTTAAGCCACGTCCGGAATAA
- the narQ gene encoding nitrate/nitrite two-component system sensor histidine kinase NarQ: MIVKRPVSASLARAFFYIVLLSILSTGIALLTLASSLRDAEAINIAGSLRMQSYRLGYDLQRGSPQLNAHRQLFQQALHSPVLTNLNVWYVPEAVKTRYAHLNANWLEMNNRLSKGDLPWYQANINNYVNQIDLFVLALQHYAERKMLLVVAISLAGGIGIFTLVFFTLRRIRHQVVAPLNQLVTASQRIEHGQFDSPPLDTSLPNELGLLAKTFNQMSSELHKLYRSLEASVEEKTRDLHEAKRRLEVLYQCSQALNTSQIDVHCFRHILQIVRDNEAAEYLELNVGDNWRISEGKPNPELPMQILPVTMQETVYGELHWQNSHVSSSEPLLNSVSSMLGRGLYFNQAQKHFQQLLLMEERATIARELHDSLAQVLSYLRIQLTLLKRSIPEDNATAQSIMADFSQALNDAYRQLRELLTTFRLTLQQADLPSALREMLDTLQNQTSAKLTLDCRLPTLALDAQMQVHLLQIIREAVLNAMKHANASEIAVSCVTAPDGNHTVYIRDNGIGIGEPKEPEGHYGLNIMRERAERLGGTLTFSQPSGGGTLVSISFRTAESEESQQI; the protein is encoded by the coding sequence GTGATTGTTAAACGACCCGTCTCGGCCAGTCTAGCCCGGGCCTTTTTTTACATTGTGCTGCTGTCGATTCTTTCCACGGGTATCGCTCTGCTAACTCTGGCGAGCAGTTTGCGCGACGCCGAAGCCATCAATATTGCCGGATCGCTGCGTATGCAGAGTTATCGTCTGGGTTACGATCTACAACGCGGCAGTCCGCAGCTCAATGCGCATCGCCAGCTGTTCCAGCAGGCACTGCACTCACCGGTATTAACTAATCTCAACGTCTGGTATGTGCCTGAGGCAGTAAAAACCCGCTATGCGCATCTGAATGCCAACTGGCTGGAGATGAATAATCGGCTCAGCAAGGGTGATTTGCCGTGGTATCAGGCCAATATCAATAATTATGTCAATCAGATAGACCTCTTCGTGCTGGCTTTGCAACACTACGCCGAACGAAAAATGCTGCTGGTCGTCGCCATTTCTCTGGCTGGCGGTATCGGCATATTCACGCTGGTCTTTTTTACTCTGCGCCGCATTCGTCATCAGGTGGTTGCCCCGCTGAATCAACTGGTTACCGCCAGTCAGCGTATTGAACACGGGCAGTTCGACTCACCGCCGCTGGATACCAGCCTACCCAATGAACTGGGACTGCTTGCAAAAACCTTTAACCAGATGTCGAGCGAGCTGCATAAGTTGTACCGCTCGCTGGAAGCGTCAGTAGAAGAAAAAACCCGCGATCTCCACGAGGCCAAGCGTCGCCTGGAGGTTCTTTATCAGTGTTCGCAGGCACTGAACACCAGCCAGATTGATGTGCATTGTTTCCGCCATATTTTGCAGATTGTTCGCGACAATGAGGCTGCTGAATATCTGGAGCTGAACGTTGGGGATAACTGGCGGATTAGCGAAGGGAAGCCAAACCCTGAGCTGCCAATGCAGATTTTACCGGTCACCATGCAAGAGACGGTTTACGGCGAGCTGCACTGGCAAAACAGCCACGTGTCGTCATCAGAACCACTACTTAACAGCGTTTCATCGATGCTGGGACGCGGTTTGTACTTTAATCAGGCGCAGAAGCATTTTCAGCAGTTACTGTTGATGGAAGAACGTGCGACCATCGCCCGCGAACTGCACGACTCTCTGGCTCAGGTGCTTTCTTATTTACGTATCCAGTTGACGTTACTGAAACGTTCGATACCCGAAGATAATGCCACTGCACAAAGTATCATGGCCGATTTCTCCCAGGCGCTGAATGATGCTTATCGGCAGTTACGCGAGCTGTTAACCACTTTCCGACTGACGCTACAGCAGGCGGATCTCCCCTCTGCGCTGCGTGAAATGCTGGATACATTACAAAACCAAACCAGCGCCAAACTGACTCTCGACTGCCGTCTGCCAACCCTGGCGCTGGATGCGCAGATGCAGGTGCATTTGTTGCAAATTATTCGCGAAGCGGTGCTGAATGCGATGAAGCACGCCAACGCCAGCGAAATTGCCGTTAGCTGCGTCACCGCGCCGGATGGCAATCACACGGTCTATATCCGTGATAACGGTATTGGCATCGGTGAACCGAAAGAACCTGAAGGCCATTATGGTCTGAATATCATGCGCGAGCGCGCAGAACGACTGGGCGGAACGCTGACATTTTCGCAACCTTCCGGCGGCGGCACGTTAGTGAGTATTAGCTTTCGCACTGCGGAGAGCGAGGAAAGCCAGCAGATATGA
- the dapE gene encoding succinyl-diaminopimelate desuccinylase, giving the protein MSCPVIELTQQLIRRPSLSPDDAGCQAIMIDRLQAIGFTIERMDFADTQNFWAWRGQGETLAFAGHTDVVPPGDADRWINPPFEPTIRDGMLFGRGAADMKGSLAAMVVAAERFVAQHPNHKGRLAFLITSDEEASAHNGTVKVVEALMARNERLDYCLVGEPSSIEVVGDVVKNGRRGSLTCNLTIHGVQGHVAYPHLADNPVHRAAPFLNELVAIEWDQGNEFFPATSMQIANIQAGTGSNNVIPGELFVQFNFRFSTELTDEMIKAQVLALLEKHQLRYTVDWWLSGQPFLTARGKLVDAVVNAVEHYNEIKPQLLTTGGTSDGRFIARMGAQVVELGPVNATIHKINECVNAADLQLLARMYQRIMEQLVA; this is encoded by the coding sequence ATGTCGTGTCCGGTTATTGAGCTGACACAGCAGCTTATTCGCCGCCCATCCTTAAGTCCTGATGATGCAGGATGTCAGGCAATCATGATCGACCGTCTGCAGGCAATCGGTTTTACCATTGAACGCATGGATTTTGCGGATACGCAGAATTTTTGGGCGTGGCGTGGACAAGGAGAAACCCTGGCCTTTGCCGGACATACTGACGTAGTCCCCCCTGGCGATGCCGACCGTTGGATCAATCCACCATTTGAACCGACCATTCGTGACGGTATGCTATTCGGGCGCGGTGCGGCAGATATGAAAGGGTCGCTGGCGGCAATGGTCGTGGCGGCAGAACGCTTTGTCGCGCAACATCCCAACCATAAAGGCCGACTGGCGTTTCTGATCACCTCAGACGAAGAGGCCAGCGCCCACAACGGCACGGTCAAAGTGGTCGAAGCTTTAATGGCGCGTAATGAACGGCTGGATTACTGCCTGGTTGGCGAACCGTCGAGTATCGAAGTGGTCGGTGATGTAGTGAAAAATGGCCGTCGCGGATCGTTGACCTGCAACCTCACCATTCATGGCGTGCAAGGGCATGTGGCCTACCCGCATCTGGCTGATAATCCAGTACATCGCGCAGCACCTTTCCTTAATGAATTAGTGGCTATTGAGTGGGATCAGGGCAATGAATTTTTCCCGGCAACCAGTATGCAAATAGCCAATATTCAGGCGGGAACGGGCAGTAACAACGTTATTCCTGGTGAACTGTTTGTGCAGTTTAACTTCCGCTTCAGTACCGAACTGACTGATGAGATGATCAAAGCGCAGGTACTTGCCCTGCTTGAAAAACATCAACTGCGTTATACAGTGGATTGGTGGCTTTCCGGGCAGCCATTTTTGACCGCGCGCGGTAAACTGGTGGATGCGGTCGTTAACGCGGTTGAGCACTATAATGAAATTAAACCGCAGCTACTGACCACAGGCGGAACGTCCGACGGGCGCTTTATTGCTCGCATGGGGGCGCAGGTGGTGGAACTCGGGCCGGTCAATGCTACCATTCATAAAATTAATGAATGTGTGAATGCTGCCGACCTGCAGCTACTTGCCCGTATGTATCAACGTATCATGGAACAGCTCGTCGCCTGA